GGCAATACTGTGAATATTACAACAAACAAAGCAATTAATATTTTAAAAGATTTCTTCAATAGTGCTCTCCCCTTATCTATTAAACTTGATTTTTTTGGAAAATAAAAATACTATAGACGAAATAAGTAGCAACGATAATAGCGTTATTGACATAGTTTCACCTGTTTCAGGATTACTGACTTGTTCACTGCTTACATCGCTATCACTTGTTTCACTACTAACTTGCTCATCTGTAGAAGCAGTCGAATTCGATTCAGTTGATTCAGTTGTATTAGTCTCTTCTGTATTTGATTCAGCTAATTGAATAACCTCTAAAGAACTCTCATCAAAAGAAAATCTAATTGTGTACCAATGGTCATAAGACTCATTAGCTATTACATGAATTTCTGACATAATTGGATTAGAAATAGTACTAACTGGGAATTTAACTGTTCTAATTTCACCGCTAGAACTTACTTCCGTTACATCCTTTGATTCAACCTGTAATTCTTTAATCATGCTACTGGTTAGATCTATTTGTACTGTAATCTCACCACCATTAATCTCTAACTGTGCTGGTTTCGCAAAATAACCATCTGCCATTGACGCTGAATCATTGTCCGCATGTAAAACAGAGTAATTAATTTGATAGGTACCATCTTCTAGTGAAGTGGCAGCAAATGCATTTGGTAAAAGCAAAAATAAGAAAGCGAACAATACAATTCCCATTGTGAATATTTTCTTCAATTTAAAGTCAACTCCTTTTTAATTTTTGATAACGATAATCATTATCAATGAATAAGTAAAAAAATAATGAGTTAAGATAACTCATTTAATAAATTATTATTGTACCTTTTTCATTTCGCAAAAAATATTTACTATAATAATTTTCCTCCTTTATCAAAGACTTTGGAATTCCTGTTGACTTAATCTACTATCTCCATAGTCATTATGTAATTAATACCATACTAATCGATAATGATTATCAATGTCAATAACTTTTTTGGAATTATTTGTTTTAAAAGTATGGAAAATGATTATGAATTTCTGCGTTTTTAATGAAAAAATTCTGGACTAGGAAGATCTAATGAAGCAAGAAATAAGGTTTCAAGCTAACGCATGAAATAGTTCGAATGCGTGTAGCACAAAACGCAGTGCGGTATACTAACCGCACTGCGTTTTCTTATTAATTTGATTTAATTAATGAAAAAAAGATATTCTATTACCTACTTGTGCTTAATATGGCTCTGCATCATGTCCCTTTTCTTCTGCTTCTTTTACAGCATCAGATGCACCTGTGCTACCAATTGGTGAACCACCATGCTTTGGAAGCTTACCATTAGTAGGAGTCTTCACCATCTTTATTGACCCAACGATATGTGTTTACACCCGATCCTCCTTCGTTTAGGTATGAAAGAGATGAGACAATTTCTCAACAAAAACAAATTCTAGAAAGTCACAAACTTAAAATAATCGAGAAACAAAAAGAATTAGATCGAGCTTTTTATACAGTTAATGCGAAAATCGAATTATTTGGCCATTTGGAAATGGAATATAAGAAAAATTAATTTAACTCCTAGAAATGGTATCTTAAGAAAGTTGGTGTATAACTTTGAATAATTGTGAAGCTGCGTATCTTGCTGGAATAATTGATGGAGAGGGTTCAATTACATTAACGAGAATGCATGAGAAGGAAAATAGGAGGCCTTGCATAAGTGTAGCATCTACAGACAAGGAACTACTTGAATACATCAAAAGTATTGCTGGTGGTGTAATAAATAACAAAAAGAACTATAATCCCAATAAGCATAAGGATTCATACACGCTATATATTAAACGAAAACATGAAGTATTTTATTTCTTAGAGAAGATTTATCCATTCTTACGTATTGAAAAGAAAAAGAATAGAGCAAAGTTTATTTTAGATAATTACACTAATGTAACTCCTAGAAATGGCAAGTATAATCAGGAACAACTTTCACAGAAACAATTATTTGAAACAGATTTTTTTCTTATTTAATGATTTTTATTTAAAAAGGGTAAAATAAAAACCACCAATTATGTATTGGTGGAGACGGTGGGACGTGCTATTCCATGCTTTCGTCATGGCACTGACTATATCTTGAACCTTGTAGTAATCCAGAGGTTCTTCGGCGTATTATGCGAAATGTAGTTTTTACCTTTTAGGTAGAATTTCGCATCCTAGTACTACCAATCACTTGGCAGTCTATAAGTCGATACACGGCTGTTGGATTACTCCACATACCGCTCGGTATTGCCGTATCACACGTTATATGTGACTTAGGTTTCACCGATAAAGCCGAATTTTCACTCATGTGTTACCACATAAGGCGACTAATTACTAATCGAACCCACGTCCAGAGATATTGGCACTCAGGCATCTACGTGCATAGTTGATAAATTATATTTCGCTCGCTATTCAGCCTATCAACAGGCTTCCTAGAAGCTAATCTGATTAGTCTCTTCTGACCGTCCTCAGATAGTGGACATCAGCGTATCCCGCTTCATTTGAGACCCTTCGATCTACCACACGGGAGATGGTAGGAAGGATCCTTTAGTGCTACTTACGCAGCTGCTAAAGAGTAATTGTTTTCTTTGCCAGTTATATTGGCTTGTAACGTTTTACGAGCCGTAACCTCGACACGCAACCTGAGCTCAATCTACCCCTGTCGAATCCGTAACGTCCCCATGTAAGAGGAACAAAACGAAATGGCTAGAAAAAGCCTATATCATATTTTGTTTGTTTAATTAAGACAATTACTAGTATATCAAATAATTGCGAAATTACAAGCATATCTCCTTGGTAACTTCTAACACCTAATTAAAATTATCTTTCAATGCGCGATCCATATCACGTTTTGCTTGTTTCTGTTTAAGGTCTTCACGTTTATCAAATTTACGCTTACCTTTACCTAGACCAATCAATACTTTCGCTACACCATTTTTAATATACATTTTTAATGGCACAATCGCATAACCTGCTTGTTGTGATTCCCCAAATAACTTATCTATTTGTTTCCGGTGCAACAATAGTTTTCTTGTTCGTGTTGGCTCGTGATTATGAATATTTCCTTGTTCATAAGTAGAGATATGCATATTATACAATAATGCTTCTCCACGTTCTATTCTAGCAAAGCTATCTTTCATATTTACTCGACCTGCACGAATAGACTTGATTTCAGTCCCTTTTAGTACTAATCCAGCTTCAAACGTTTCTTCAATTAAAAAATCATGATTTGCTTTTTTGTTTTGGGCAATAACCTTGCCGCTAGTCCCTTTTGGCATGGCGGTTTTCCTCCTCTAACTACGTGACATATATTTTAACAGGTAAATGAAACCATGACAACGCTTATCAATGGACAAGGTTCGTTTTTTTGTGCGATTATGTAAAAAGATAATAAAATGAAAGGAGTCAAAAAACATGATAGAACAAGCAACACACATTCGAAAATTAACACTTCATGACCAAACGAGCGTTCAAAATCTACAAACAAATATAGAAGATGATTATGTAGTTCATATTTTCCCCGATCTTATTGAAAACCAAACACATGCTGTTTACGGTGTTTTTGAAAATGAGACATTGATTACTATAGCTGGGTATTCGTTATTTCCTGGTGGCTATGCAATGCTCGGTCGGTTACGTAGTGATATTCGTTATATGGCAAAAGGATATGCAACGAAAATTTTAACTTTTATTATAGAAGACTTAAAGAACGATCCAAGTATCAAATGGATTGGAGCCAATACAAATATACATAACCATGCTGCGAAGCGCGTATTAGCTAAATTAGAGTTAGAACAGATCACAACGTTACACGCTTTGCCAGTTCGAGAAGCTAAACTTCTTAATGGTGTGAAAGGCGATAGATGGTTAAAAGTCGTAAATCCAGAAGAAAAACGCGCTTTATTGAGTTCTTTTGCAGATAGTCAACCACTTGTTTTCCCATATGAATGTTATTATCTTTTTCCATATACTGAAGCACTTATAACGGATAAGCACCTAGCAGAATCAACCTTTTATCAAAACCAGACGAAAGATCGCTTTATGATTATACGAAATGATCAAAAACACGAATGGTTTGCACATGTAAAATATTTTTGGGATGACGCTTTTGAACAACCAGGTTTTTGGGAAACGGTTTATCATTATGTAGAGAAAGAATCCAAGACCCTACGACCTTGGTTAGATTTTTCACAAGAAGGATTTAACTCCATTCCAAATTTAGAAGCATTTGATGTAGAAGACGGTTGGGCTCTTTACGGCAATTGGATAAATCGAACAAATAGTAACTAATGAATCTTCACATGATAAGAGGCTGTTGACATTTTCAACAGCCTCTTATCATTATTTCTTTT
The nucleotide sequence above comes from Paraliobacillus zengyii. Encoded proteins:
- a CDS encoding LAGLIDADG family homing endonuclease; translation: MNNCEAAYLAGIIDGEGSITLTRMHEKENRRPCISVASTDKELLEYIKSIAGGVINNKKNYNPNKHKDSYTLYIKRKHEVFYFLEKIYPFLRIEKKKNRAKFILDNYTNVTPRNGKYNQEQLSQKQLFETDFFLI
- the isdC gene encoding heme uptake protein IsdC; this translates as MKKIFTMGIVLFAFLFLLLPNAFAATSLEDGTYQINYSVLHADNDSASMADGYFAKPAQLEINGGEITVQIDLTSSMIKELQVESKDVTEVSSSGEIRTVKFPVSTISNPIMSEIHVIANESYDHWYTIRFSFDESSLEVIQLAESNTEETNTTESTESNSTASTDEQVSSETSDSDVSSEQVSNPETGETMSITLLSLLLISSIVFLFSKKIKFNR
- the smpB gene encoding SsrA-binding protein SmpB, which encodes MPKGTSGKVIAQNKKANHDFLIEETFEAGLVLKGTEIKSIRAGRVNMKDSFARIERGEALLYNMHISTYEQGNIHNHEPTRTRKLLLHRKQIDKLFGESQQAGYAIVPLKMYIKNGVAKVLIGLGKGKRKFDKREDLKQKQAKRDMDRALKDNFN
- a CDS encoding GNAT family N-acetyltransferase: MIEQATHIRKLTLHDQTSVQNLQTNIEDDYVVHIFPDLIENQTHAVYGVFENETLITIAGYSLFPGGYAMLGRLRSDIRYMAKGYATKILTFIIEDLKNDPSIKWIGANTNIHNHAAKRVLAKLELEQITTLHALPVREAKLLNGVKGDRWLKVVNPEEKRALLSSFADSQPLVFPYECYYLFPYTEALITDKHLAESTFYQNQTKDRFMIIRNDQKHEWFAHVKYFWDDAFEQPGFWETVYHYVEKESKTLRPWLDFSQEGFNSIPNLEAFDVEDGWALYGNWINRTNSN